TGTCGGAACCTTCAAAGTACAAAATAAACCTAAACAACAGTGAAGTACCATATGGGAATATACACAATCAAATCATAGTTCCGTACAAGAAAAATTCCCTGCCACACCTTTCAAACTACACACTGATATTCAATCAAGTTGAACCACATTATAGGGAAATGCCCTTAAAATGTGGTGCAAGAGGCCCAAAATGATGCGAAGAAATGAATGATATCCCAACAAGCCTCTGAAGACCTTgccttatcctaaaaaatccaaGTATTTCTTTCCCACCCACCACGTAACCCAAATCAAAGCGAGACATGTGGTTTGCCATAGAACCTTGCCTCTAGTGGAGCTTCCCAATCCCTTATAAAAGATAGTCATCATATCACATATACTCATAAGAGAAACCCAGTCCAAATTAGCCAATCTAAATAGTTTGTGCCACAGCTCTCTCATGTATGCTACTTTTAAGGCACATGTCCACAGGAACAGATATATAATTGAACTTCATTAAATAATTGTGTTCTTTGTGCAATATACCTGCCGGATTCtccatttaaaatcaaagattTTAGAGCATCTGATGCTAGTCCGTGTTTCACGTCCACCTAAAGTCAATAAATTGTATCAGAGCTATCCATATCACTGGATAAGATTCAGTCTGTACTACTGGCAAAATCAAGAACTTTATAATTCTAAATTAGCATATAGAAGAAATGTGAATCACCTTGTGTGCCACACCAGCCTGCTTGTAGTACCTTTTTGCAACCTCAAGAGATTTGGAATCTCTTTCACAAGCAACTAAATAACCTGATTCTGGTAGGACTAAAGCAATAGCCAACGATGAGTATCCCTGAAAATAAATGATCGTGATTATAATAAGATGCTATATATTGCTACTTCATTTGCAGAGCACAAGCGGTCTTCTGTATAATAAGAAGTTAATCTTAAAATGGAACAtgaaaaacaaaacagaaaataCCATAGGATGGTAATACAAATTCTAATGCCAAATTAGTATAGTACTAAAATGTGAAGCAGCCTTCATAGTGAAGGTGCAAATATTGAACTAAATGAATAAATGTGTATGCTGAATCATTCCTAAACCTGAGTACATGTGTGCAAGCTCACAAGAAGAACAACTGAGTGGGCTACACATTAGTTGTGGTCGAGCCTCTATGGTGCTAAAAGTAATCTTGATAATATGTCCTACTCGCTTTTTATGAGAGATTACATCATTACAACAGTTAAAACAAGTAGAATGCTGTTCAAAGTTTCTTTGGGTCAGAAGATGTTCTTCAACAACTTAGGGACACAAATATAGAGCATATTCAAAAGTGAGTTCGTGGCAAAAATGACGGTCAACTGCCTCAGAGTGACATTGAATCACATCATTATATTGCTaatgagaaaaacaaatgtAGCCCATTTCAGTTATTTTTCGTAGTCGGGtatgcatatattttttttccttaatcatAACAGTTATTAGTATGCATTAGTCGGATATTAAATGACTGAGATACATAACATTTTTTCATGGCATTGAACCTGCATAAAAGACTTTTACCAAGTATTCATAGCTTGACAAAACGTTCATCTGGCAAAATGTTTAAGATACTATAAACATATCCATCAGAAATCATGTGTAATACCATCATTTGCTCAatccattttcaaattatatgaGTACATTCATTTTAAACTTCATATAATTCTAATATTTGTGTTTTCATATGCCTAACAAGCAAAGCAGGCCAGAGAATTTGACAACACTAATGATATTTGATACTTCACCATACATAGAGTGTTAACAGAATATGTTCTTCAAAATGGTAAGCTGTAGCGCAACTGAGACAACTGAAGTTCAGAAACGAAGGTGTTATTGAGGTCCTTACAGTGTAAACACCAACTTCAATACATCGTTCCGCCCCGAGAATCTGGACGAGCATGGCAAGTAGTTGTGCCTGCTCCGGAGATACCTTTTAAGAGAACATTTGAATGATACTGGAGTTGAATTCGATGAATAATGGTGGTTTGGAGATActaaatttatagaaaaaacaaaatcataataaaagtACCTGCATTTGAGAACCCCGCATATTAGCAGTCTCCTCCCGAAGTTGCCTTAGAATCTGAAGAAGGTAAAGCATGATAAGAATACCAGAGAGACAGAGAAGAGAATGGCTTAACAAGAGAAACGGAAGAATCGAAACCGCACCTCAGGCTCCCGAACGTTTGTCAATATATAGTCGTAAAGGCGTGGAGTAATTGTGATGACCTGTTTGTTGCCATACTTGGGGTTATCGGAAACAACGGAAGGTTGAAGATGGGCATAGACATGACAGCTTCTTCTCCTTCTGGGAATGCCACCAAGGTTTGTAACTGCAGGCAATGAAAGGAGGGATAACCTCTTCCCAACAATTTGGCGTTGAAGCCCTAACACAGAATGATTAACTGCTGTGCTACAAGCCATTGAATTTGGAATTCTCTA
The sequence above is drawn from the Vitis riparia cultivar Riparia Gloire de Montpellier isolate 1030 chromosome 15, EGFV_Vit.rip_1.0, whole genome shotgun sequence genome and encodes:
- the LOC117932689 gene encoding O-methyltransferase MdmC-like isoform X2, encoding MACSTAVNHSVLGLQRQIVGKRLSLLSLPAVTNLGGIPRRRRSCHVYAHLQPSVVSDNPKYGNKQVITITPRLYDYILTNVREPEILRQLREETANMRGSQMQVSPEQAQLLAMLVQILGAERCIEVGVYTGYSSLAIALVLPESGYLVACERDSKSLEVAKRYYKQAGVAHKVDVKHGLASDALKSLILNGESGSYDFAFVDADKRMNQEYFELLLQLVRTRGVIVIDNVLWHGKVADPLVNDARTVSIRNFNKNIMEDKRVSISMVPIGDGITICRKR
- the LOC117932689 gene encoding tricin synthase 1-like isoform X3, with translation MACSTAVNHSVLGLQRQIVGKRLSLLSLPAVTNLGGIPRRRRSCHVYAHLQPSVVSDNPKYGNKQVITITPRLYDYILTNVREPEILRQLREETANMRGSQMQVSPEQAQLLAMLVQILGAERCIEVGVYTGYSSLAIALVLPESGYLVACERDSKSLEVAKRYYKQAGVAHKVDVKHGLASDALKSLILNGESGSYDFAFVDADKRMNQEYFELLLQLSPVAGEDQGCHCD
- the LOC117932689 gene encoding O-methyltransferase MdmC-like isoform X1, whose protein sequence is MACSTAVNHSVLGLQRQIVGKRLSLLSLPAVTNLGGIPRRRRSCHVYAHLQPSVVSDNPKYGNKQVITITPRLYDYILTNVREPEILRQLREETANMRGSQMQVSPEQAQLLAMLVQILGAERCIEVGVYTGYSSLAIALVLPESGYLVACERDSKSLEVAKRYYKQAGVAHKVDVKHGLASDALKSLILNGESGSYDFAFVDADKRMNQEYFELLLQLFVRNALSLLLQVRTRGVIVIDNVLWHGKVADPLVNDARTVSIRNFNKNIMEDKRVSISMVPIGDGITICRKR